Proteins encoded within one genomic window of Thermococcus celer Vu 13 = JCM 8558:
- a CDS encoding amino acid permease, with protein MRFVSALMSLLAIFSFTLPWFKVDGEEITFLTFLREFLLGSGGPGTLPGWMDPNSTAGTLVLVTFLAAVLMILLGALFGLTGGRAGPGMGTLGVVLFALVFRYVYGPGYRELLSVGYALAFGSFAVGLLFGGGKRL; from the coding sequence GTGAGGTTCGTGTCCGCTCTGATGTCTCTTCTGGCGATCTTTTCATTCACCCTTCCCTGGTTCAAGGTTGATGGGGAGGAGATAACGTTTCTGACCTTCCTGAGGGAGTTCCTTCTTGGATCCGGCGGCCCCGGTACCCTGCCCGGGTGGATGGACCCTAACAGCACCGCGGGAACCCTCGTGTTGGTCACGTTCCTGGCGGCGGTGCTGATGATCCTCCTTGGAGCGCTCTTCGGCCTCACGGGCGGCAGGGCCGGGCCCGGGATGGGCACGCTTGGCGTTGTCCTCTTCGCGCTGGTGTTCCGGTACGTCTACGGCCCGGGTTACCGCGAGCTCCTGTCTGTGGGGTACGCCCTGGCCTTCGGGAGCTTCGCGGTGGGCCTGCTGTTCGGCGGCGGCAAGAGGCTTTAG
- the nikR gene encoding nickel-responsive transcriptional regulator NikR, which yields MRITRFGVSVPDELLEKFDRIIGEKGYVNRSEAIRDMMRDFIVRHEWEEGDREVAGTITIVYNHDEADVVKELLDLQHDYVDEIISSLHVHMDEHNCLEVVVVRGKASRIKEIAERLISLRGVKHGKLVMTTTGKELV from the coding sequence ATGAGGATAACGCGCTTCGGGGTCTCGGTCCCCGATGAGTTGCTCGAGAAGTTCGACCGTATAATCGGGGAGAAGGGTTACGTCAACAGGAGCGAGGCCATAAGGGACATGATGAGGGACTTCATCGTCAGGCACGAGTGGGAAGAGGGCGACCGGGAAGTTGCGGGCACCATCACCATAGTCTACAACCACGACGAGGCCGACGTCGTTAAGGAGTTGCTCGACCTCCAGCACGACTACGTTGACGAGATAATTTCGAGCCTCCACGTCCACATGGACGAGCACAACTGCCTCGAGGTCGTCGTGGTGAGGGGCAAGGCCTCCAGGATAAAGGAGATAGCCGAGAGGCTGATAAGCCTGAGGGGGGTAAAGCACGGGAAGCTGGTTATGACCACCACGGGAAAGGAACTGGTCTGA
- a CDS encoding TrpB-like pyridoxal phosphate-dependent enzyme, translated as MKAVLSDEKIPKRWYNILPDLPEPLAPPLDPETDEPMEPEKLLRIFAGELVKQEMSNERYVEIPEEVRELYAKIGRPTPLFRATNLEKALGTPARIYFKYEGATVTGSHKINTALAQAYYAKEQGIERLVTETGAGQWGTALSLAGALLGLKVRVYMARASYQQKPYRKTIMRLYGAEIYPSPSDRTEVGRRFLAEDPNHPGGLGIAISEAIEDVLRDENARYALGSVLNHVLMHQTVIGLEAKEQMKEFEEPDVIIGCVGGGSNFAGLSYPFVRDVLNGKADYEFIAVEPRAAPSMTRGVYMYDFGDSGGYTPKMRMHTLGHTYYVPPIHAGGLRYHGLAPTLSVLINHGVVRPVAYHQNEVFKAAELFARTEGIIPAPESSHAIKGVIDRALEAKRTGKEEAILFNLSGHGLLDLGGYEDYLDGKLEDYEPEGFPALDG; from the coding sequence ATGAAGGCCGTTCTGTCCGATGAGAAGATACCGAAGAGGTGGTACAACATCCTGCCCGACCTTCCGGAGCCGCTCGCCCCACCGCTCGACCCCGAGACGGACGAACCGATGGAGCCCGAAAAGCTACTGAGGATATTCGCGGGGGAGCTCGTGAAGCAGGAGATGAGCAACGAGAGGTACGTCGAGATTCCTGAGGAGGTAAGGGAGCTCTACGCCAAGATCGGCCGCCCCACCCCCCTCTTCCGCGCCACGAACCTCGAGAAAGCCCTCGGAACGCCGGCCAGGATATACTTCAAGTACGAGGGGGCGACGGTAACGGGGAGCCACAAGATAAACACCGCCCTTGCCCAGGCGTACTACGCGAAGGAGCAGGGGATCGAGAGGCTCGTTACCGAGACGGGGGCGGGCCAGTGGGGAACGGCGCTGAGCCTGGCCGGGGCGCTCCTCGGCCTCAAGGTCCGCGTCTACATGGCCCGCGCCAGCTACCAGCAGAAGCCCTACAGAAAGACGATAATGCGCCTCTACGGGGCCGAGATATACCCGAGCCCCAGCGACAGGACGGAGGTTGGGAGAAGGTTCCTCGCCGAGGACCCGAACCATCCCGGCGGCCTCGGGATAGCGATAAGCGAGGCCATCGAGGACGTTCTCCGCGACGAGAACGCACGCTACGCCCTCGGGAGCGTCTTGAACCACGTGCTGATGCACCAGACGGTCATCGGCCTGGAGGCTAAAGAACAGATGAAAGAGTTCGAGGAGCCGGACGTCATAATCGGATGCGTAGGCGGCGGAAGCAACTTCGCGGGCCTCTCTTACCCGTTCGTGAGGGACGTTCTGAATGGAAAAGCGGACTACGAGTTCATAGCCGTCGAGCCGAGGGCCGCCCCCTCGATGACGAGGGGAGTTTACATGTACGACTTTGGGGATTCGGGCGGTTACACTCCGAAGATGAGGATGCACACCCTCGGCCACACCTACTACGTCCCGCCCATCCACGCTGGAGGCCTGCGCTACCACGGCCTGGCCCCAACTTTGAGCGTGCTGATAAACCACGGGGTTGTGAGGCCCGTCGCCTACCACCAGAACGAGGTCTTCAAAGCGGCGGAGCTTTTCGCGAGGACCGAGGGAATAATCCCGGCCCCGGAGAGCTCTCACGCCATAAAGGGAGTTATAGACAGGGCCCTGGAGGCAAAGAGGACGGGGAAGGAGGAGGCCATACTCTTCAACCTCAGCGGCCACGGCCTGCTCGACCTCGGTGGATACGAGGACTACCTCGACGGAAAACTCGAGGACTACGAGCCAGAGGGCTTTCCGGCGCTGGACGGGTGA
- a CDS encoding Ribonuclease P protein component 3, translating into MGEVSFSRDHFVEMDVRSGEAYDLANEWFDEVVFTKKLVLEESPDWASLREELRELRGSYGRVALLVVTKKPSLIREVRKRNLNALLYVQGGDMRINRFALENGVDALLNPWLGRKDPGFDHVLARIAARKGVAIGFSLSPLLNASPYERVQLLRFMAKAWRLVDKYSVPRFITSSAETRWEVRSPRDLMSLGINLGMGMPQAKASLNFHPRRILSRLEK; encoded by the coding sequence ATGGGAGAAGTTTCCTTCTCGCGGGATCACTTCGTCGAGATGGACGTCAGGAGTGGGGAGGCCTACGATCTGGCCAACGAGTGGTTCGACGAGGTCGTTTTCACCAAAAAGCTCGTCCTCGAGGAATCCCCTGACTGGGCCTCACTGAGGGAAGAACTCAGGGAACTCCGGGGGAGCTACGGAAGGGTCGCCCTGCTGGTGGTCACGAAAAAGCCGAGCCTCATCAGGGAGGTCAGGAAACGCAACCTCAACGCTTTGCTGTACGTCCAGGGCGGCGACATGCGGATAAACCGCTTCGCCCTCGAGAACGGCGTCGATGCGCTGTTGAACCCCTGGCTCGGGAGGAAGGACCCGGGTTTCGACCACGTCCTCGCGAGGATAGCCGCGAGAAAGGGCGTCGCGATAGGTTTCTCCCTCTCCCCGCTCCTCAACGCCAGCCCCTACGAGAGGGTCCAGCTCCTCCGCTTCATGGCGAAGGCGTGGCGGCTTGTCGATAAGTACTCTGTCCCGAGGTTCATCACGAGCTCCGCCGAAACGAGGTGGGAGGTCCGTTCCCCGCGCGATCTCATGAGCCTCGGGATAAACCTCGGTATGGGGATGCCCCAGGCGAAGGCGAGCCTGAACTTCCACCCGAGGAGGATCCTCTCGAGGCTGGAGAAATGA
- a CDS encoding RNA-binding protein, with product MAKIRAHHVRITTFIQATEDEDKVLEAVGTFIPEEIEDEDVTLDVDETTGFFGNPIKVVNVEIKRSKAVRKFLDHFRELLSEEDRRYILENLDEKVDEEGTLYVRFNKQKAYLGEPEVDEGGDTIQVRIKVKAFPMRKESVVKAVREWLGE from the coding sequence ATGGCGAAGATAAGGGCGCACCACGTCAGGATTACCACGTTCATCCAGGCTACCGAGGATGAGGACAAGGTCCTCGAGGCGGTTGGAACCTTCATCCCGGAAGAGATAGAGGACGAGGACGTAACCCTCGATGTGGACGAGACCACCGGCTTCTTCGGGAATCCGATTAAGGTCGTCAACGTTGAGATAAAGCGGAGCAAGGCCGTCAGGAAGTTCCTCGACCACTTCAGGGAGCTGTTGAGCGAGGAAGATAGGCGCTACATCCTCGAGAACCTCGACGAGAAGGTTGATGAGGAAGGAACTTTATACGTCCGCTTCAACAAGCAGAAGGCATACCTCGGCGAGCCCGAGGTGGACGAGGGTGGGGACACGATCCAGGTCAGGATAAAGGTCAAGGCCTTTCCCATGAGGAAGGAGAGCGTCGTGAAAGCCGTGAGGGAGTGGCTGGGGGAATGA
- a CDS encoding 50S ribosomal protein L15e, with amino-acid sequence MGMYKYIREAWKSPKETYVGDLLKVRMIKWRREPVVVRIDRPTRLDRARSLGYQAKQGYVMVRVRVRKGGRKRPRWKGARKPSKMGQVKYSPKKSLQWIAEEKAARKFPNLEVLNSYWVGEDGMYKWFEVIMVDPHHPVIKADPKINWITGKAHKGRVFRGLTSAGRKGRGLRNKGKGAEKVRPSVRANKGKTK; translated from the coding sequence ATGGGAATGTACAAGTACATTAGGGAAGCCTGGAAGAGCCCCAAGGAGACCTACGTCGGGGACCTTCTGAAGGTCAGGATGATAAAGTGGAGAAGGGAACCGGTCGTCGTGAGGATCGATAGGCCCACCAGACTCGACAGGGCCCGCTCACTCGGCTACCAGGCCAAGCAGGGCTACGTGATGGTCCGCGTCAGGGTCAGGAAGGGTGGAAGGAAGAGGCCCAGGTGGAAGGGCGCGAGGAAGCCGAGCAAGATGGGTCAGGTCAAGTACAGCCCGAAGAAGAGCCTCCAGTGGATAGCCGAGGAGAAGGCCGCGAGGAAGTTCCCGAACCTCGAGGTCCTCAACAGCTACTGGGTCGGCGAGGATGGAATGTACAAGTGGTTCGAGGTCATAATGGTCGATCCGCACCACCCGGTCATCAAGGCCGACCCCAAGATCAACTGGATAACCGGAAAGGCCCACAAGGGCAGGGTCTTCAGGGGACTCACCAGCGCCGGCAGGAAGGGCCGCGGCCTGAGGAACAAGGGCAAGGGTGCGGAGAAGGTCAGGCCAAGCGTGAGGGCCAACAAGGGCAAGACAAAGTGA
- a CDS encoding M24 family metallopeptidase, with the protein MRLHKLVSLMREGNFDGALISPGTNLYYLTGLTVHEAGERPTILAVNADGDYGLLAPSLYENVIGDFPVTFWRDGENPYEKLAWILAELHLSGGRILVEDTMRADWLINVMKLGPFEFHPLSSLVRELRMRKDAKEIERMKHAAKVVDRVFEELLSWDLVGMRERELALKMEMTIRELSDGISFPPIVASGENAANPHHEPGDRRLRRGDMVILDYGARWKGYCSDITRTIAIGRPDERLVGIYETVKEAQERAYRTVREGIPAREIDRAARETIAEAGYGRYFTHRTGHGLGLDVHEEPYIGPDGEVVLGEGMTFTIEPGIYVPGLGGVRIEDDVAVQEGRGRRLTRAERELVRV; encoded by the coding sequence ATGCGCCTTCACAAACTCGTCTCGCTCATGAGGGAGGGAAACTTCGACGGTGCCCTGATAAGCCCGGGGACGAACCTCTACTACCTCACAGGGCTCACGGTTCATGAGGCCGGGGAGAGACCCACCATCTTAGCCGTTAACGCCGACGGCGATTACGGACTTCTGGCCCCGAGCCTCTACGAGAACGTCATAGGGGACTTTCCGGTTACGTTCTGGCGGGACGGGGAGAACCCCTACGAGAAGCTCGCGTGGATTCTGGCGGAACTCCACCTCTCTGGCGGCAGGATTTTGGTGGAGGACACGATGCGCGCGGACTGGCTCATCAACGTCATGAAACTCGGCCCCTTCGAGTTCCATCCTTTGAGCTCGCTCGTTAGGGAGCTCCGCATGAGGAAGGACGCGAAGGAGATAGAGAGGATGAAGCACGCGGCTAAGGTCGTGGACAGGGTCTTTGAGGAGCTCCTGAGCTGGGACCTCGTAGGCATGCGCGAGAGGGAGCTCGCATTAAAGATGGAGATGACCATCAGGGAGCTAAGCGACGGGATCTCCTTCCCTCCGATAGTGGCGAGCGGCGAGAACGCTGCCAACCCACACCACGAGCCCGGCGATAGGAGGCTCAGGAGGGGGGACATGGTCATACTCGACTACGGGGCGAGGTGGAAGGGCTACTGCTCGGACATAACCAGGACGATAGCCATCGGAAGGCCGGACGAGAGGCTGGTGGGGATATACGAGACGGTGAAGGAGGCCCAGGAGAGGGCATACAGGACCGTCCGCGAGGGGATTCCGGCGAGAGAAATCGATAGGGCCGCGAGGGAAACCATAGCGGAGGCCGGGTACGGGCGGTACTTCACACACAGGACCGGACACGGGCTCGGACTCGACGTCCACGAGGAGCCGTACATCGGGCCGGACGGCGAGGTTGTCCTCGGGGAGGGCATGACCTTCACGATAGAGCCCGGGATATACGTTCCTGGCCTCGGGGGCGTTCGCATAGAGGACGACGTTGCGGTTCAGGAGGGGCGGGGAAGGAGGCTCACGAGGGCAGAGAGGGAGCTCGTAAGGGTTTGA